Proteins co-encoded in one Azospirillum humicireducens genomic window:
- a CDS encoding LysE family translocator, translating into MTWQTLAFFFATAFVISMTPGPNMLLAMSLGLRFGARRAAWGGAGMCAALAVMAALSAFGLGALLSTSVLAFEIVRWAGVAYLTWLGIAAWRAPVEPAVNRDAAASATGEGSAARLFLRGALVAFSNPKALVFMGALFPQFIDAGAPLAPQLIALVATMVVIEFGWIMAYATGGDRLAAKLTTASAAKSLNRLTGGLMIGAGGLLALARRV; encoded by the coding sequence ATGACGTGGCAGACGCTCGCCTTCTTCTTCGCCACCGCCTTCGTGATCTCGATGACGCCGGGGCCGAACATGCTGCTGGCGATGAGCCTGGGCCTGCGCTTCGGCGCACGGCGCGCCGCCTGGGGCGGGGCCGGCATGTGCGCGGCGCTGGCGGTGATGGCGGCGCTGTCGGCCTTCGGGCTGGGCGCCCTGCTCTCCACCTCCGTTCTCGCCTTCGAAATCGTGCGCTGGGCCGGCGTCGCCTATCTGACCTGGCTCGGCATCGCCGCGTGGCGGGCGCCGGTGGAGCCGGCCGTCAACCGCGATGCCGCGGCGTCCGCGACCGGCGAAGGGTCGGCGGCGCGGCTGTTCCTGCGCGGCGCCCTGGTCGCCTTCAGCAACCCGAAGGCGCTGGTCTTCATGGGCGCGCTGTTCCCGCAATTCATCGATGCCGGCGCGCCGCTGGCGCCGCAGCTGATCGCCCTGGTCGCCACCATGGTGGTGATCGAGTTCGGCTGGATCATGGCCTATGCCACCGGCGGCGACCGGCTGGCGGCGAAGCTGACGACGGCGTCGGCGGCGAAGTCGCTGAACCGGCTGACCGGCGGCCTGATGATCGGCGCCGGCGGCCTGCTGGCGCTCGCCCGCCGGGTCTGA
- a CDS encoding formate dehydrogenase subunit gamma: MHPLHALLLIALLAVSCLAAPTFAQAQLTQVPGPNSPTTKEQVPLYVPQDGKVIGRVSIPDERLAVLIQPEGREWREWRSHTLRLAIGGLAIGMTAVLAGFFLYRGTIRIHGGKAGRLVLRFNGLDRFAHWTTAVSFLAMALTGAILTFGRTLLIPLIGHQAFTPLAEFSKSIHNFVSVPFVVGLLMIVALWMRDNIPEKSDWQWIKTGGGLFSKAGGHHPEAGRFNAGQKGVFWGIVLGGTGMIVTGYLLMVPFTVSGIGGMQIMHVAHGLLAAVLIAVVIGHIYIGTIGMEGAFDAMGSGNVDEAWAIEHHRRWYEEQLRKGYVEGRQPAE; the protein is encoded by the coding sequence ATGCACCCCCTGCACGCCCTGCTTCTGATCGCCCTGCTGGCCGTTTCCTGTCTGGCCGCTCCGACTTTCGCACAAGCGCAGCTCACCCAGGTGCCCGGCCCCAACTCGCCCACCACCAAGGAGCAGGTGCCGCTCTACGTCCCGCAGGACGGCAAGGTGATCGGCCGCGTCAGCATCCCCGACGAGAGGCTGGCCGTGCTGATCCAGCCGGAAGGGCGGGAGTGGCGGGAATGGCGCAGCCACACGCTGCGGCTGGCCATCGGCGGGCTCGCCATCGGCATGACGGCGGTGCTGGCGGGCTTCTTCCTCTATCGCGGCACCATCCGCATCCATGGCGGCAAGGCGGGACGGCTGGTCCTGCGCTTCAACGGGCTGGACCGCTTCGCCCATTGGACGACGGCGGTCAGCTTCCTGGCGATGGCGCTGACCGGCGCGATCCTGACCTTCGGCCGGACGCTGCTGATCCCGCTGATCGGCCATCAGGCCTTCACGCCGCTGGCGGAGTTTTCCAAGTCGATCCACAACTTCGTCAGCGTGCCTTTCGTCGTCGGGCTGCTGATGATCGTGGCGTTGTGGATGCGCGACAACATTCCCGAAAAATCGGACTGGCAGTGGATCAAGACCGGCGGCGGCCTGTTTTCCAAGGCCGGCGGCCACCATCCGGAAGCCGGGCGCTTCAACGCCGGACAGAAGGGGGTGTTCTGGGGAATCGTGCTGGGCGGGACCGGCATGATCGTCACCGGCTATCTGCTGATGGTGCCCTTCACCGTCTCCGGCATCGGCGGCATGCAGATCATGCACGTCGCCCACGGGCTGCTGGCCGCCGTGCTGATCGCGGTGGTGATCGGCCACATCTATATCGGCACCATCGGCATGGAAGGCGCCTTCGACGCCATGGGCAGCGGCAATGTCGACGAGGCCTGGGCCATCGAGCATCACCGCCGCTGGTACGAGGAGCAACTGCGCAAGGGGTATGTCGAGGGACGGCAGCCGGCGGAGTGA
- the nosP gene encoding nitric oxide-sensing protein NosP: protein MSSFTGPRIGLARRHPWSTLAGSPPRVEREVQGAGMSARENSAEGPVRTASGDGMPRAVTHAERPEDAARDLRAGLGETALELVVVFCAPSYDRHALADALAAEFGMVPVIGCTTAGEIGPGGYTTNALVAVGFPSEDFCIVTALVDHVDRFEIADSTAIARSLLSRRDRALASRPVPLGEDARSFAMLLIDGLSMSEETVVSALHNALIDIPLFGASAGDDLHFERTFVLHEGAFHPNAAVVTLFTTTRPFTVFRTQHFVSSDRKMVVTGADPQHRIVHEINAEPAGREYARLVGLEGEPLTPMIFASHPVVVRVGGQYHVRSIQKVNDDESLTFFCAIDEGIVLTVAEGVDPVANFDGLIEGIEAEVGAPDLILGCDCILRRLEMEQRQLNAVMSDRLARHRVVGFCAYGEQVNGMHVNQTFTGVAIGGR, encoded by the coding sequence ATGTCGTCCTTCACCGGCCCGCGGATTGGTCTTGCCCGCCGCCATCCCTGGAGTACCCTTGCCGGATCGCCTCCGCGGGTGGAGCGGGAGGTGCAGGGGGCAGGCATGTCCGCACGGGAGAACTCCGCGGAAGGTCCGGTGAGAACGGCGTCCGGCGATGGCATGCCGCGCGCCGTCACCCATGCCGAACGGCCGGAGGACGCCGCGCGTGACCTGCGCGCCGGGCTGGGCGAGACGGCGCTGGAGCTGGTGGTGGTCTTCTGTGCGCCCAGTTACGACCGCCATGCCCTGGCCGATGCGCTGGCGGCGGAGTTCGGCATGGTTCCGGTCATCGGCTGCACCACGGCGGGGGAGATCGGTCCCGGCGGCTATACCACCAACGCGCTGGTGGCGGTGGGCTTCCCGAGTGAGGATTTCTGCATCGTCACTGCGCTGGTCGACCATGTCGACCGTTTCGAGATCGCCGACAGCACGGCCATCGCGCGTTCCCTGCTGTCTCGGCGCGACCGGGCGCTGGCCTCGCGGCCGGTGCCGCTGGGCGAGGACGCCCGCAGCTTCGCCATGCTGCTGATCGACGGGCTGTCGATGAGCGAGGAGACGGTGGTCAGTGCGCTGCACAATGCGCTGATCGACATCCCGCTGTTCGGAGCCTCGGCCGGCGACGACCTGCATTTCGAGCGCACCTTCGTCCTGCATGAGGGCGCCTTCCATCCCAATGCCGCGGTGGTGACGCTGTTCACCACGACGCGGCCCTTCACCGTCTTCCGCACCCAGCATTTCGTCAGCTCCGACCGCAAGATGGTGGTCACCGGCGCCGATCCGCAGCACCGCATCGTCCATGAGATCAATGCCGAGCCGGCTGGCCGCGAATATGCCCGTCTGGTCGGGCTGGAGGGGGAGCCGCTGACGCCGATGATCTTCGCCTCCCATCCGGTGGTGGTTCGGGTCGGCGGCCAATACCATGTCCGCTCGATCCAGAAGGTGAACGACGACGAGAGCCTGACCTTCTTCTGCGCCATCGACGAGGGCATCGTCCTGACGGTGGCGGAGGGGGTCGATCCGGTCGCCAACTTCGACGGGCTGATCGAGGGCATCGAGGCGGAGGTCGGTGCGCCCGACCTGATCCTCGGCTGCGATTGCATCCTGCGCCGGCTGGAGATGGAGCAGCGGCAGCTGAACGCCGTCATGTCCGACCGGCTGGCCCGCCACCGCGTCGTCGGTTTCTGCGCCTATGGCGAACAGGTGAACGGCATGCACGTCAACCAGACCTTCACGGGCGTCGCCATCGGAGGGCGTTAA
- a CDS encoding hybrid sensor histidine kinase/response regulator, with protein MEDLLSALLDISKLDAGAVTPELTDFPLRGILAPLATEYAAVAAERGIDLKVVGSGAVVRSDMRLLRRIVQNFLSNALRYVQGGRVVVGCRRTGDGSIRIEVWDNGPGIPRDKITEIFQEFRRLDTPVTKGRDRGMGLGLAIVDRVARMLDHPITVRSEPGRGSVFAVTVPRGTERRAVRPASVAARPMTNRLAGTSVLVLDNEPAVVAGMEALLRGWACDVVSATNGDEALALLSGMPQPPDLLIADYHLDDGALGVNEVARLRAACGRILPAVIVTANRTPELADEAKAAGCLVLNKPVKPAQLRAVMSGLVG; from the coding sequence GTGGAGGATCTGCTGTCGGCGCTGCTGGACATCTCCAAGCTCGATGCCGGGGCGGTCACGCCGGAGCTCACCGACTTCCCGCTGCGCGGCATCCTGGCGCCGCTCGCCACCGAATATGCCGCGGTGGCGGCGGAACGCGGCATCGACCTGAAGGTCGTCGGGTCGGGGGCGGTGGTGCGCAGCGACATGCGGCTGTTGCGCCGGATCGTGCAGAATTTCCTGTCCAATGCCCTGCGCTATGTCCAGGGCGGCCGGGTGGTGGTCGGCTGCCGCCGGACCGGCGACGGCAGCATCCGGATCGAGGTGTGGGACAACGGCCCCGGCATCCCGCGCGACAAGATCACCGAGATCTTCCAGGAATTCCGCCGGCTCGACACCCCCGTCACCAAGGGGAGGGATCGCGGCATGGGGCTTGGCCTCGCCATCGTCGACCGCGTCGCCCGCATGCTGGACCATCCCATCACCGTGCGGTCGGAGCCGGGCCGAGGCTCCGTCTTCGCCGTCACCGTGCCGCGCGGCACCGAGCGCCGCGCCGTGCGCCCGGCCAGCGTCGCCGCAAGGCCGATGACCAACCGGCTGGCCGGGACCTCCGTTCTGGTGCTGGACAACGAGCCGGCGGTGGTGGCGGGGATGGAGGCGCTGCTGCGCGGCTGGGCCTGCGACGTGGTGTCGGCCACCAATGGCGACGAGGCGCTGGCCCTGCTGTCCGGCATGCCGCAGCCGCCGGATTTGCTGATCGCCGACTATCACCTCGACGACGGGGCGCTGGGCGTCAACGAGGTGGCGCGGCTGCGCGCCGCCTGCGGCCGCATCCTGCCCGCGGTGATCGTCACCGCCAACCGCACCCCGGAACTGGCGGACGAGGCCAAGGCGGCGGGCTGTCTGGTGCTGAACAAGCCGGTGAAGCCGGCGCAGCTGCGCGCGGTGATGTCGGGATTGGTGGGGTAG
- a CDS encoding PAS-domain containing protein, with amino-acid sequence MAGIQTRSWTLDPADRIAELERENAKLQRINKVLMDRVERSMDFQGGAFSLFQTAIVLEQKIRERTLELERALHKLEDSNRDLARAKELADTMRTRLFEAIESVNEGFALFDSADRLVLCNRKYLSYWPSVAGRIQAGIRFNDLVAMVAAAGAVSEPPPDVWLRERMEHRHDLKGVFLNRLSDGRWIQVNERRTRDGGIVGVYTDITVIKHEEERRRESEQAEKSALMMLNDQLQQAKSQADQANLSKTRFIAAASHDLL; translated from the coding sequence ATGGCCGGCATCCAAACCCGCAGCTGGACACTCGACCCCGCCGACCGCATCGCTGAGCTGGAGCGCGAGAATGCCAAGCTCCAGCGCATCAACAAGGTGCTGATGGACCGCGTCGAGCGGTCGATGGATTTCCAGGGCGGCGCCTTCTCGCTGTTCCAGACCGCCATCGTGCTGGAACAGAAGATCCGCGAACGCACGCTGGAGCTGGAACGCGCCCTGCACAAGCTGGAGGACAGCAACCGCGACCTCGCCCGCGCCAAGGAACTGGCGGACACCATGCGCACCCGCCTGTTCGAGGCGATCGAATCGGTGAACGAGGGATTCGCCCTGTTCGACTCTGCCGACCGGCTGGTGCTGTGCAACCGCAAATACCTGTCCTACTGGCCGTCGGTGGCCGGGCGCATCCAGGCCGGCATCCGCTTCAACGATCTGGTCGCCATGGTCGCCGCCGCCGGCGCGGTCAGCGAGCCGCCGCCCGACGTCTGGCTGCGCGAGCGGATGGAGCATCGCCACGACCTGAAGGGCGTCTTCCTCAATCGGCTTTCGGACGGCCGCTGGATCCAGGTGAACGAGCGGCGCACCCGCGACGGCGGCATCGTCGGCGTCTATACCGACATCACCGTCATCAAGCATGAGGAGGAGCGGCGGCGCGAATCCGAACAGGCGGAGAAATCCGCCCTGATGATGCTGAACGACCAGCTCCAGCAGGCCAAATCCCAGGCCGATCAGGCCAATTTGTCGAAGACCCGCTTCATCGCCGCCGCCAGCCACGACCTGCTG
- the adh gene encoding aldehyde dehydrogenase: MLHQALDTLQKQIALRPRYDNYIGGQWVAPVDGQYFTNLTPITGKPLCEVARSQAADIELALDAAHAARTAWGRTSPTERSNILLKIADRMEERLEVIALAETLDNGKPIRETRAADVPLAIDHFRYYAGCIRAQEGSIGEIDHHTYAYHFHEPLGVVGQIIPWNFPLLMAAWKLAPALAAGNCIVLKPAEQTPMAIMVLAEIIGDLLPPGVLNIVNGFGLEAGKPLATNKRIAKIAFTGETSTGRLILQYAAENIIPSTVELGGKSPNIFFEDVMAEDDEFLDKALEGFAMFALNQGEVCTCPSRVLIQKSIYDRFIKLAVERVAKIAQGHPLDGGTMIGAQASQEQLEKILSYIEIGKAEGAKVLLGGERAHLGGELEGGYYVQPTILEGHNKMRIFQEEIFGPVVAVTTFETEEEALAIANDSEFGLGAGVWTRDGSRYFRMGRAIQAGRVWTNCYHLYPAHAAFGGYKKSGIGRETHKMMLDHYQQTKCLLVSYSPKALGFF; this comes from the coding sequence ATGCTCCACCAGGCTCTCGACACGCTTCAGAAGCAGATCGCCCTCCGCCCCCGCTATGACAACTATATCGGCGGCCAGTGGGTTGCTCCGGTGGACGGCCAATACTTCACCAATCTGACCCCGATCACCGGCAAGCCGCTGTGCGAGGTCGCCCGTTCCCAGGCCGCCGACATCGAGCTGGCGCTCGACGCCGCCCACGCCGCCAGAACCGCCTGGGGCCGCACCTCGCCGACCGAGCGCTCGAACATCCTGCTGAAGATCGCCGACCGCATGGAGGAGCGGCTGGAGGTCATCGCGCTGGCCGAGACGCTGGACAACGGCAAGCCGATCCGCGAGACCCGCGCCGCCGACGTGCCGCTCGCCATCGACCATTTCCGTTACTATGCCGGCTGCATCCGCGCCCAGGAAGGCTCGATCGGCGAGATCGACCACCACACCTACGCCTACCATTTCCATGAGCCGCTGGGCGTCGTCGGCCAGATCATTCCCTGGAACTTCCCGCTGCTGATGGCGGCCTGGAAGCTGGCCCCGGCGCTGGCCGCCGGCAACTGCATCGTGCTGAAGCCGGCCGAGCAGACCCCGATGGCGATCATGGTGCTGGCCGAGATCATCGGCGATCTGCTGCCGCCCGGCGTGCTGAACATCGTCAACGGCTTCGGCCTCGAGGCCGGCAAGCCGCTCGCCACCAACAAGCGCATCGCCAAGATCGCCTTCACCGGCGAGACCTCGACCGGCCGTCTGATCCTGCAATACGCCGCGGAAAACATCATCCCGTCGACCGTCGAGCTGGGCGGCAAGTCGCCGAACATCTTCTTCGAAGACGTGATGGCCGAAGACGACGAGTTCCTGGACAAGGCGCTGGAAGGCTTCGCGATGTTCGCGCTGAACCAGGGCGAGGTCTGCACCTGCCCGAGCCGCGTCCTCATCCAGAAGTCGATCTACGACCGCTTCATCAAGCTGGCGGTCGAGCGCGTCGCCAAGATCGCGCAGGGCCATCCGCTGGACGGCGGCACGATGATCGGCGCCCAGGCCTCGCAGGAGCAGCTGGAGAAGATCCTCTCCTACATCGAGATCGGCAAGGCCGAGGGCGCCAAGGTGCTGCTCGGCGGCGAGCGCGCCCATCTGGGCGGCGAGCTGGAGGGCGGCTACTATGTTCAGCCGACCATCCTGGAAGGCCACAACAAGATGCGCATCTTCCAGGAGGAAATCTTCGGTCCGGTCGTCGCCGTGACCACCTTCGAGACCGAGGAAGAGGCGCTGGCCATCGCCAACGACAGCGAGTTCGGCCTGGGCGCCGGTGTCTGGACCCGTGACGGCAGTCGGTACTTCCGCATGGGCCGCGCCATCCAGGCCGGCCGCGTGTGGACCAACTGCTACCACCTGTACCCGGCGCATGCCGCCTTCGGTGGTTACAAGAAGTCCGGCATCGGCCGCGAGACGCACAAGATGATGCTCGACCACTACCAGCAGACCAAGTGCCTGCTGGTCAGCTACAGCCCGAAAGCGCTCGGCTTCTTCTGA
- a CDS encoding DUF1194 domain-containing protein: MRAYRLLAQLLAGIRACVLILTPLCLSLSAVPAAAQTPVDLELVLAVDVSGSVDPDEAKLQRNGYVQALLNPKVQAAIRGGPFGRIGATYVEWAGEGHQHTVVGWTELSDRASVERFAGMVAEAPMMTEQWTSISAAIDYSVPLFENNGFEGTRRVIDLSGDGENNRGRPVEEARDAAVARGITINGLPILNDRPNPWGGAPPNDLEGYYRDHVIGGPGAFLVPARDFDAFADAILSKLLLEVSGIQPAGRERDLASR, translated from the coding sequence ATGCGTGCATACCGTCTTTTGGCCCAACTCCTTGCCGGTATCCGGGCCTGCGTCCTGATTCTCACCCCCTTATGCCTGTCCTTGTCCGCGGTTCCGGCCGCGGCCCAGACTCCGGTGGATCTGGAGCTGGTCCTGGCGGTGGATGTGTCCGGCAGCGTCGATCCGGACGAGGCGAAGCTGCAGCGCAACGGCTATGTGCAGGCGCTGTTGAATCCGAAGGTGCAGGCGGCGATCCGCGGCGGGCCCTTCGGCCGGATCGGCGCCACCTATGTGGAGTGGGCGGGGGAGGGGCACCAGCACACCGTCGTCGGCTGGACCGAACTGAGCGACCGGGCCAGCGTCGAACGCTTCGCCGGCATGGTGGCGGAGGCGCCGATGATGACGGAGCAATGGACCTCCATCAGCGCCGCCATCGACTATTCCGTCCCGCTGTTCGAGAACAACGGGTTCGAGGGCACGCGCCGGGTCATCGACCTGTCGGGCGACGGCGAGAACAACCGCGGCCGCCCGGTGGAGGAGGCCCGCGATGCCGCCGTCGCCCGCGGTATCACCATCAACGGGCTGCCGATCCTGAACGACCGGCCCAACCCCTGGGGCGGAGCGCCGCCGAACGACCTGGAGGGCTATTACCGCGATCATGTCATCGGCGGTCCCGGCGCCTTCCTGGTCCCCGCCCGCGACTTCGATGCCTTCGCCGATGCGATCCTCAGCAAACTGCTGCTGGAGGTGTCGGGCATCCAGCCGGCCGGGCGGGAGCGGGACCTCGCGTCCCGCTGA
- a CDS encoding DUF779 domain-containing protein, translated as MTDRVTATPEAVALLDRLSAKHGPLMLHLSGGCCDGSAPLCLPLGEFRLGGRDLQLGTVAGAPFCMSDDTFQWWRNSQVILDVIHARGGGFSLEAPDGVRFTARARLFTDEELAGLSDPQPAETV; from the coding sequence ATGACCGACCGCGTGACCGCCACTCCCGAAGCCGTCGCCCTGCTCGACCGCCTGTCGGCCAAGCACGGGCCGCTGATGCTGCATCTGTCGGGTGGCTGCTGCGACGGGTCGGCGCCGCTCTGCCTGCCGCTGGGGGAGTTCCGTCTGGGCGGGCGCGACCTTCAACTCGGCACGGTCGCCGGCGCGCCCTTCTGCATGTCCGACGACACTTTTCAATGGTGGCGCAACAGCCAGGTCATATTGGATGTTATCCATGCGCGTGGCGGCGGCTTCTCGCTGGAGGCGCCGGACGGGGTGCGCTTCACCGCCAGGGCCCGCCTGTTCACCGACGAGGAACTGGCCGGGCTTTCCGATCCCCAACCGGCCGAGACCGTTTAG
- a CDS encoding twin-arginine translocation signal domain-containing protein, producing MLVKRSSAKAARGKRSGLVGALAESLEYGVSRRGFLRRSGLAAGGIAAVGALPGAMIRKAEAGPILPNIEVVTRKNVCTHCSVGCTVIAEVQNG from the coding sequence ATGCTGGTCAAACGCTCCTCAGCGAAAGCCGCGCGCGGCAAACGCTCCGGTCTGGTCGGCGCGCTGGCCGAGAGCCTGGAGTACGGTGTCAGCCGCCGCGGTTTCCTGCGCCGGTCCGGCCTTGCCGCCGGCGGCATCGCCGCCGTCGGTGCGCTGCCGGGCGCCATGATCCGCAAGGCGGAGGCCGGGCCGATCCTGCCGAACATCGAGGTGGTGACGCGCAAGAACGTCTGCACCCACTGCTCGGTCGGCTGCACCGTGATCGCGGAGGTGCAGAACGGC
- a CDS encoding acetyl-CoA hydrolase/transferase family protein: MYRDRIRLKSLWGKVVPAEEAAFLIKDGMTVGMSGFTRAGDAKAVPLALAERAASEKLKITLMTGASLGNDVDRILTEAGVLSRRLPFQADPVLRKAINRGEVMFVDQHLSETVELLRSRQMGPVDIAVIEACAITENGGIVPTTSIGNSATFAILAEKIIIELNLTQPLDLEGMHDVYIPTRRPFREPIPVVTAESRAGLPYIPIDPSRIAAIVVTRKQDSSASILPPDDETNAIAGHLIEFLGREVKQGRMGRSLAPLQAGIGTIANAVLHGLIDGPFHDLTMYSEVLQDSTFELFDAGKLTFASGSSITLSAGKYAEVLPKIGSYKGRLLLRPQEISNHPEVIRRLGVIGINTALECDIYGNVNSTHVNGTQMMNGIGGSGDFARNSHLAIFVTKSLAKGGAISSVVPMVSHVDHNEHDVDVLVTEVGLADLRGLAPRERAETIIRNCVHPSYRELAADYHRRALQRGGHTPHLLEEAFAWHTRFQQTGSMMPKPLAAE, from the coding sequence ATGTACCGAGATCGCATCCGCCTGAAGTCGCTGTGGGGCAAGGTGGTGCCGGCGGAAGAGGCCGCCTTCCTCATCAAGGACGGCATGACCGTGGGCATGAGCGGCTTCACCCGCGCCGGCGACGCCAAGGCGGTGCCGCTGGCGCTGGCCGAGCGCGCCGCATCCGAAAAGCTGAAGATCACGCTGATGACCGGCGCCTCGCTGGGCAACGACGTGGACCGCATCCTGACCGAGGCCGGAGTTCTGTCCCGCCGCCTGCCCTTCCAGGCCGATCCGGTGCTGCGCAAGGCGATCAACCGCGGCGAGGTGATGTTCGTCGACCAGCATCTGTCGGAGACGGTGGAACTGCTGCGCTCGCGCCAGATGGGGCCGGTCGACATCGCGGTGATCGAGGCCTGCGCCATCACCGAGAACGGCGGGATCGTGCCGACCACCTCCATCGGCAATTCGGCGACCTTCGCCATCCTGGCCGAGAAGATCATCATCGAGCTGAACCTGACCCAGCCGCTTGATCTGGAGGGGATGCACGACGTCTACATCCCGACGCGCCGCCCCTTCCGCGAGCCGATCCCGGTGGTGACGGCGGAAAGCCGCGCCGGCCTGCCCTATATCCCGATCGACCCGTCGCGGATCGCGGCCATCGTGGTGACGCGCAAGCAGGACAGCTCCGCCAGCATCCTGCCGCCGGACGACGAAACCAACGCCATCGCCGGCCACCTGATCGAGTTCCTGGGCCGGGAGGTGAAGCAGGGCCGGATGGGGCGCTCGCTGGCGCCGCTGCAGGCCGGCATCGGCACCATCGCCAACGCCGTGCTGCATGGGTTGATCGACGGGCCGTTCCACGACCTGACCATGTACAGCGAGGTGCTGCAGGACAGCACCTTCGAGCTTTTCGACGCCGGCAAGCTGACCTTCGCGTCGGGATCCTCGATCACGCTCAGCGCCGGCAAATATGCCGAGGTGCTGCCGAAGATCGGCTCCTACAAGGGCCGGCTGCTGCTGCGGCCGCAGGAGATCTCCAACCATCCGGAGGTGATCAGGCGGCTGGGCGTCATCGGCATCAACACGGCGCTGGAGTGCGACATCTACGGCAACGTCAACTCCACCCATGTCAACGGCACGCAGATGATGAACGGCATCGGCGGTTCCGGCGACTTCGCCCGCAACAGCCATCTCGCCATCTTCGTCACCAAGTCGCTGGCAAAGGGCGGCGCCATCTCCAGCGTCGTGCCGATGGTCAGCCATGTCGACCACAACGAACATGACGTGGACGTCCTGGTGACGGAGGTCGGTCTGGCCGACCTGCGCGGGCTGGCACCGCGCGAGCGGGCGGAGACCATCATCCGCAACTGCGTCCATCCCAGCTACCGCGAACTGGCGGCAGACTATCATCGCCGGGCGCTTCAGCGCGGCGGCCACACCCCGCATTTGCTGGAGGAGGCCTTCGCCTGGCACACCCGTTTCCAGCAGACCGGCAGCATGATGCCGAAGCCTCTGGCCGCCGAATAG
- a CDS encoding EAL domain-containing protein, which produces VLKIDRSFVNDLPHAPDIASTVIALAQKLLLSTVAEGVETAEQRHWLAEAGCNCLQGFLISRPLSADAAEAMVMTAFARNEALPLTA; this is translated from the coding sequence TGTGCTGAAGATCGACCGCAGCTTCGTCAACGACCTGCCGCACGCTCCCGACATCGCCTCCACCGTCATCGCCCTGGCCCAGAAGCTGCTGCTGTCCACCGTGGCGGAGGGGGTCGAGACCGCCGAACAGCGGCACTGGCTGGCCGAGGCGGGATGCAACTGCCTGCAGGGCTTTCTGATCTCGCGCCCGCTGTCGGCCGATGCCGCCGAGGCGATGGTGATGACGGCCTTCGCCCGCAACGAGGCATTGCCCCTGACGGCGTGA
- a CDS encoding aldehyde dehydrogenase family protein yields the protein MEERLEVIALAETLDNGKPIRETRAADVPLAIDHFRYYAGCIRAQEGSIGEIDHHTYAYHFHEPLGVVGQIIPWNFPLLMAAWKLAPALAAGNCIVLKPAEQTPMAIMVLAEIIGDLLPPGVLNIVNGFGLEAGKPLATNKRIAKIAFTGETSTGRLILQYAAENIIPSTVELGGKSPNIFFEDVMAEDDEFLDKALEGFAMFALNQGEVCTCPSRVLIQKSIYDRFIKLAVERVAKIAQGHPLDGGTMIGAQLLLLRLPVRRTAIPTHHRFRQPRQDGQMHLLRRGPRGGQQRRGIPEIRLQPLGGRQAALVCGDVLHPRADGRRRRRAGRHLPGTLAAPRLWLRRAGLVHRLRPQRPRLPRRARRAGDGRGVSVAAVAPSPSLPRSAGE from the coding sequence ATGGAGGAGCGGCTGGAGGTCATCGCGCTGGCCGAGACGCTGGACAACGGCAAGCCGATCCGCGAGACCCGCGCCGCCGACGTGCCGCTCGCCATCGACCATTTCCGTTACTATGCCGGCTGCATCCGCGCCCAGGAAGGCTCGATCGGCGAGATCGACCACCACACCTACGCCTACCATTTCCATGAGCCGCTGGGCGTCGTCGGCCAGATCATTCCCTGGAACTTCCCGCTGCTGATGGCGGCCTGGAAGCTGGCCCCGGCGCTGGCCGCCGGCAACTGCATCGTGCTGAAGCCGGCCGAGCAGACCCCGATGGCGATCATGGTGCTGGCCGAGATCATCGGCGATCTGCTGCCGCCCGGCGTGCTGAACATCGTCAACGGCTTCGGCCTCGAGGCCGGCAAGCCGCTCGCCACCAACAAGCGCATCGCCAAGATCGCCTTCACCGGCGAGACCTCGACCGGCCGTCTGATCCTGCAATACGCCGCGGAAAACATCATCCCGTCGACCGTCGAGCTGGGCGGCAAGTCGCCGAACATCTTCTTCGAAGACGTGATGGCCGAAGACGACGAGTTCCTGGACAAGGCGCTGGAAGGCTTCGCGATGTTCGCGCTGAACCAGGGCGAGGTCTGCACCTGCCCGAGCCGCGTCCTCATCCAGAAGTCGATCTACGACCGCTTCATCAAGCTGGCGGTCGAGCGCGTCGCCAAGATCGCGCAGGGCCATCCGCTGGACGGCGGCACGATGATCGGCGCCCAGCTACTGCTTCTACGCCTGCCCGTTCGGCGCACCGCAATTCCCACGCACCACCGATTTCGGCAGCCGCGGCAAGATGGACAAATGCACCTTCTGCGCCGGGGGCCCCGAGGAGGACAACAGCGCCGAGGAATACCGGAAATACGGCTCCAACCGCTTGGCGGAAGGCAAGCTGCCCTTGTGTGCGGAGATGTGCTCCACCCGCGCGCTGATGGGCGGCGACGGCGCCGTGCTGGCCGACATCTACCAGGAACGCTCGCTGCGCCGCGGCTATGGCTCCGGCGCGCCGGGCTGGTCCACCGCCTACGGCCGCAACGACCGCGGCTCCCCCGTCGCGCCCGGCGGGCCGGGGACGGGAGGGGCGTGAGCGTCGCGGCGGTTGCCCCCTCCCCCTCCCTTCCCCGCTCCGCGGGAGAG